The following is a genomic window from Caldanaerobius fijiensis DSM 17918.
CAAATCTACAGTTACGGTAAACCTCGCAATTGCATTGGCAAAGCAGGGATATAAAGTAGGATTGATCGACGCTGATATAGTGGGATTCAGCGTATCTAGGATGATGGGGATAAGCGGAAAAAGGCCTATGGTCATAGGTGAGGACACCATATTGCCCTTGGAAGTCCATGGCATCAAAGTGATTTCAATGGGTTCTTTTGCTGACGAAGATACGCCTATAATATGGCGTGGTCCTTTGCTGGCAGGGGCATTGGAGCAGTTTCTCAATGACGTATTGTGGGGAGATCTGGATTTCTTGTTGCTGGATCTGCCGCCGGGCACAGGAGATATACCTCTTACGGTCATGCAGAAGATTCCACACGCCGAGCTTATTCTGGTGACCACGCCTCAGGCTGCAGCATCTCACGTTGCGGGTCGGTTGGCATTTATGGCTCAGAAGACGCAGATTAAGCTTCTTGGCATTATTGAAAACATGGCTTACTTTGAATGCCCTAATTGCGGTGAAAAACATTACATTTTCGGCAAAGGAGCTACCGAAGAACTGGCAGAAGAATTAAAAACCCGGATACTTGGGAGTATACCTTTAGACGTGAAAGTGAGAGAGCGCAGCGATGAAGGCAGGCCTATTGCGCTGGATGATGAGCCTGTCGCTTATATATACCAGGACATCGCAAAAAGGATTGCGGAATTAAAATAGAAAATAGGTAAAAGCAAAAGCCACGGTATAAGACGTGGTTTTTTGCTTTTGTGTGCACAAAGCAAACCAATGTATCACATCTATACATTTATTGAAGATAATCGGAACACAATATGATTGATGAATGCATGGTGAAAGGATGGTTTTATGTCAAAACAGATGTTTCGTTTTTCTCCAAGGCCCAATAAAGCCAACAGGATAAAGTGGTACCAATGGGGCGAAGAGGCTTTTAATAAGGCTAAAGAACAGGATAAGCCTTTGCTTCTGTCAATAAGCGCGGTATGGTGTCACTGGTGCCATGTGATGGATGAAACTTCCTATTCTGATGATAGAAATATCGAATTCATCAATGAAAAGCTTATACCTGTAAGGGTTGACAGTGACCAGAATCCTGATATAAATGAGCGATATAACATGGGAGGGTGGCCTACGACTGTTGTATTAACTCCCGAAGGAAGAATTTTAAATGGTGGAACATATATGCCGCCAGAAGAATTATACGATTTTTTGAGCAAAACGGTGGATTACTATAATAAACACAAGCTGGCTGTAAAAAACACAGAGAAAATCGGAAAGATAAAAAGCAAGAGGGAGGTAAGAAGAATATACAGGCCTTTATCCCGCAACCTGTTGGAAGTTGTTAAAAGATACCTGGATGATAATATTAGGAGTAATTACGATAAACTTTATGGTGGGTTCGGATTGGCTCCTAAATTTCCTTATGCTGATGTTTTGAATTATCTCATAGATAAATACGCCAAAAGCAAAGATGATGATGTATTCCATATGTTGGGAAAGACATTGGATAATATGGCTGATGGAGGAATTTACGATAGTGAAGAAGGGGGATTTTTCCGATATTCTACTACCAGAGATTGGTCATTACCACATTATGAAAAGATGTTAGAAGATAATGCGATGCTTGTGGATACGTATCTTAGAGCGTACCAGGTGACAGGTATTCTAAAATACAGAGAAGTGGCTTACAAGACCATAAGTTATATGTTGCAAGAACTATATGATGACGAGCGATCGGTTTTTTATGGAAGCCAGGATGCCGATGAGGAATTTTATAAGCTAAGGTTAGAACAGCGCAAGGCGAAAAAGCGGCCAGCGATAGATAAAAATGTTTATACATCCTGGAACGCCAAAGCGGTATCTGCCTTTTTCAGGGCATGGGCGGTTTTAGATGAGGATAAATACAGAGATATCGCCTTAAATGCACTGAATTTTTTAAACGAAAAGTGCTTTAAGGAAGGGGAAGGATATTGCCGATATTACGATGAGAGCCCCCATAACTTCAACATATTAAGTGAACAGGTGTATATGTCGATTGCTAATATTGATGGGTTTCAATACACAGGTGACAGAAGATATCTGA
Proteins encoded in this region:
- a CDS encoding Mrp/NBP35 family ATP-binding protein; translated protein: MLAREDILNALKDVVDPEIGINIVDLGMVKGVKIDDGKVTIDVNLTVAGCPLHSTIKQDIVDAVRGIDGVKEVEVNFGVMSQEEREELTRKLHPQKEFQFQSARVIAVGSGKGGVGKSTVTVNLAIALAKQGYKVGLIDADIVGFSVSRMMGISGKRPMVIGEDTILPLEVHGIKVISMGSFADEDTPIIWRGPLLAGALEQFLNDVLWGDLDFLLLDLPPGTGDIPLTVMQKIPHAELILVTTPQAAASHVAGRLAFMAQKTQIKLLGIIENMAYFECPNCGEKHYIFGKGATEELAEELKTRILGSIPLDVKVRERSDEGRPIALDDEPVAYIYQDIAKRIAELK
- a CDS encoding thioredoxin domain-containing protein, whose amino-acid sequence is MSKQMFRFSPRPNKANRIKWYQWGEEAFNKAKEQDKPLLLSISAVWCHWCHVMDETSYSDDRNIEFINEKLIPVRVDSDQNPDINERYNMGGWPTTVVLTPEGRILNGGTYMPPEELYDFLSKTVDYYNKHKLAVKNTEKIGKIKSKREVRRIYRPLSRNLLEVVKRYLDDNIRSNYDKLYGGFGLAPKFPYADVLNYLIDKYAKSKDDDVFHMLGKTLDNMADGGIYDSEEGGFFRYSTTRDWSLPHYEKMLEDNAMLVDTYLRAYQVTGILKYREVAYKTISYMLQELYDDERSVFYGSQDADEEFYKLRLEQRKAKKRPAIDKNVYTSWNAKAVSAFFRAWAVLDEDKYRDIALNALNFLNEKCFKEGEGYCRYYDESPHNFNILSEQVYMSIANIDGFQYTGDRRYLKRAEEIADIIYNKFYDSEENAFNEDVPRDEVLKALDNIKDMSNNSLIVWFYTLLNTLKDNEKYKRTAKEVVKYFSERYTDYGLFSSPYVKALMAYTEGIIHVSIVGDETGEIAKNVFKMYVPNTFVEQLDLKKDADIIKNRGYDEIRLPAAYVCIGTKCMNPVYNSKQLMEMLKAISELYL